The Lutibacter sp. A64 genome segment GGTTGATTTTGTGGATTTTGTTGAAGATGAGGAGGCTGTAGAGCGAGGTTTTCATACTTTGAAAAAAGAGCATTTTCAAAATTTAGTTTCAAAAGAAATTTATTTGAACTTACAAGACGATGAAGTAGAATTTACCAATGAACTTTTTAAGCAGATTTATTATGATATTATTAATCAACTAAATCAAAATGAAAGTATTTCTATAGATGTTTTGGTAAATCACCCTAATCAAGAAATTGCCAGTTTAGTAACCAATATTTTAATGGATGATGAAAAGCATGTTTTAAGTAATTGGGAGCGTAAAGATGTTATTGTTAAAAGTAAAGAAAGCGACCTTTCTAAAATGGTACTCGATGCTATTTATAATTTACGACGCGTGTTAATTGAAGAAAAAATAAGTTCTCTTATAGCAAACGTTACAAAAGAAGATGAACGAGAGCAAATTTTAGAAACTGTTGTTAATTATACAGGTTTAAAACAGCGATTGTTTGAAAGGTTAAATAGAGTAGTTTAACTAAATAAGATCTTCTAACACAATTGCACCAGCAAATTCTTCTTTAATAAGTAATAAAACTCTATCGGCTTCTAATTTTGTTTCAAAATCACCTACTTGTGTTTTCCATTCAGGTTGTTTGTAAATAATTTTAGCTTTATATTCAGGAAAAGTAGCTGTAAAATTATTTTTTATTTTATAAGCTTCACTTTCAGTACCATTGTATAGTTGAATTTTATAAACTACAGTATTTTTATTTTGTTGATTATAGCTTTTTTTTTGGGTAATTAAATCTTCAATTTTTTGAGCTTCGCTTTGTGCAAATATCGCTCCAGTAATAAAAAATGTTATTATAAAGCCAAGGCCTTTTATTTTATTTAAAAACTTCATGTTGTAATTTTTTTCAAATTTATAGTATTCAAAATTCATGTAAAAGCATAAGCCTGTTATTTAGAATGAGTATAAATTAAGTTTAACACAATTTTTAGATTTTTAGTTTTACTTTTAAATAGTACTTTTGTGAAATCATTTATTAAATAATGATTTTTATCATTGTTTTTTAATGAAAATATTGTACCAAACAAGAAAGAAAAGATTTTTTTTAAGTATGAAAAGTGTGAAACAACACAGTCCATTATCAAGATTAGTCAATAGTAGTCTTGCTTTCCTTTTATTATTTTCACTCAGTTTATCTGCGCAACAAGCCGATGTAGCTAATGGAGAAAAACTCTTCAAGGCTAATTGTGCCGCGTGCCATAAACTCGATAAAAAACTAGTAGGTCCTGCTTTAGAGGGTATTACGGAAAAAAGAGAACAAGATTGGTTAATTTCTTGGATTAAGGATAGTCCAGGAATGATTAAATCAGGAGACAAGTTAGCAATTCAGGTTTTCGAAGAAAACAATAAATTGCCAATGGTAGCAAATCCACATTTATCTGATCAGGATATTATAGATATTTTGGAGTATACTAAAGGTGAGCCTGTAGTAAAAGAAACTGCATCTGTTGCTCAAGAAGTTGATCCAGGTGTAGAACGTGGTAAACAAATTTTTAAAACCAATTGTGCTGCCTGCCATAAAATGGAAGGTAAATTAATTGGTCCGGAATTGTTAAAGATTACAGATACACGTGAACATGAATGGTTAAAAGCATGGATTAAAGATAACAATGCTTTAGCTGCTTCTGGAGATAAATTGGCAAAAGAAGTTCAGGCGAGTAATCCTGCTGTAATGACTCCTTTTCCTCAATTATCTGATCAAGATTTAGAAGATTTATTAAAATATTTTGCGGTTGGAGATGTGAAAGAAGTTGTTGTAGCAACTGCAGATGCTTCAAGTGAACAAATTTTTAATAAACCTGGTTTTGGTGTTTTACCAACATTAGGTGTTACAATTTTAGCATTTTTATTGCTTTCATTAATTGTAGCAGTAACTACAAACAAAAAAGTAGAAGAAGGAGAAGAAGGAGAAGAGTCTACAGAAAACATGTTGAAAACAATGTTTTTCAATCCGTTTTTAAGATTCTTAACTATAATTTTTGTTTTATTAGGTGGAGCATGGTTCTTTTTTGGATGGTTAATGCAAATTGATGTAAATGAAGGTTATCAACCAATTCAACCTATAACTTTTTCACACGCTGTTCATGCTGGAGATAATAAAATAGATTGTCAATATTGTCACTCATCAGCTAAACATAGTAAAACTTCTGGAATTCCTACGGCAAATGTTTGTATGAATTGTCATAAGTCAATATCTGAGTATACAGGTCCATTATTTGATGGTCACACAAAAGAAGATTTAGATAATGAAATTCAAAAAATTTACGATGCAGTTGGATGGGATAAAGATAAAATGGAATACATTGAAGGGTATGAAGAAAAACCAATTGAATGGGTTAGAATTCACAATTTAGCTGACTTTGCTTATTACAATCACTCACAACACGTTACTGTTGCTGGTTTAGATTGTCAAAAATGTCACGGTCCAGTTGAAGAAATGCACGAAATGCACCAATTTTCACCATTAACAATGGGATGGTGTATTGATTGTCATAGAGAAACTGAAGTAGATATGACTGAAAATGGATATTATAAAAATATTCACGATCAATTAGCTAAAAAGTACGGTGTAGAAAAAGTGACAGCCGCTCAAATGGGAGGTTTAGAATGTGGAAAATGTCACTACTAATAAATTAATTAAAAATTTAAAGATTAAAAAATTGAAATCTTTCAATCTATTAATTTTTCAATCTTTCAATAATAAATAAATAAACTAAATGGCATCAAACAAAAAATACTGGAAAAGTGTTGAAGAGCTAAAAGCAAAAAGCTCTATTGTTGATACGTTAAAGCAAAACGAGTTTGTTGAAGAAATTCCTACTGACGAATTTTTAGGAGATAAAGAAAATCTAGAATCTTCATCAACAACACGTAGAGACTTTTTAAAATATGTTGGATTTACAACAGCTGCAGCTTCTTTAGCAGCTTGTGAAGGTCCAGTTGTTAAATCAATTCCATATGTAATAAAACCAGATGATATTATTCCTGGTGTTGCAGAATATTATGCAACTACAATGGCAGATGGATTTGACTTTGCAAATGTTTTAGTAAAAGTTAGAGAAGGACGTCCAATAAAAATTGAACCAAATAAAGACGCAAAGGGAAGTACTAATGCACGTGTGCAAGCTTCTGTGCTTTCATTGTATGATAGTCTGCGTTTAAAAGAATCTAGGTTTAACGAAAATGGAGCTGCTATTTCATCAGAAAATGCAGATAAGCAAATATTAGCTAAGTTAAATGAGGTTAAAGCTGCTAATTTACCAATTGCAGTACTTAGTGGAACTTGTGCTAGTCCTTCAACAAAAAAGTTATTAAGTAATTTTGGTGAAACTTTTGGCAATGTAAATCACGTAGTTTATGATGCTGTTTCAGAATCTGCTGCATTAGATGCTTTTGAAGCTATGTACGGATCTAGAGCTTTACCAGATTATAATTTAGATAAGGCTGATGTTATAGTTTCTATTGGTGCAGATTTCTTAGGAGATTGGCAAGGTGGAGGTTTTGAAGCTGCTTATGCAAAAGGACGTGTTCCTACTAATGGAAAAATGTCTCGTCATATACAGATTGAATCTAATATGACTTTAACTGGGTCTAATGCAGATAAACGTTTTATGGTAAAACCATCAGAACAAAATTTAGCATTAATTAAATTATATAACGCCGTAGTTAAAGGAATTTCTACAAGAGAAGCAAGTCCTTTAAACGATACTATTTTAAAAGCTACAGCTCAAATTAAAAAAGCAGGTAGTAAAGCAGTTGTTGTAACAGGAATACAAGATAAAAATGCACAATTATTAGCATTAGCTATAAACCAAGCTATTAATAGTGAGGTTATAGATGTTGTAAATACAAAAAATGTTAGAAAAGGAAATGATACTGCTGTTGCTCAGTTAGTTTCAGATATGAATGCAGGTAAAATTGGAGCAATAATTATTAATAATTCCAATCCTGTTTATACGTTACCTAATTCAGCTGAATTTGTTGAAGGATTGAAAAAAGTAAAATTATCTGTTGCATTTTCTATGCAAGATAATGAAACTGCAAACGCAGTTCAATATGCATTAGCTACACCACATTATTTAGAATCTTGGGGTGATGTTGTTATTAAAAAAGGACAATATAGTTTAATGCAACCAACAATAAAACCATTGTTTAAAACACGCCAGTTTCAAGATGCTTTGTTAGCTTGGATAGGTAGTGCTTCTACTTATTACGATTTTCTTAAAGAATATTGGAATGTAGAAATATTAAAAGGTAAATCTTGGAATCAAGCTTTGCATGATGGTGTATTTGTTGTAGATGCTACTGAAGATGCGGAGGTTGTTATAAACGATGTTGATATTGATGCAGCTGGTTCTGAATTAGCGAAAATTAAAGGAAGTGAATTTGAACTTTCATTATATACAAAAACAGGTTTAGGTGATGGACAAATGGCAAATAATCCTTGGTTACAAGAATTTCCAGATCCAATTACAAGAACCTCTTGGGATAATTACTTAACCATGTCTAAAGCAGATGCTGAGGCTCTTGGTGTAATTAATTATAACGTTGCAAACGGTGCTTTAAATGGTAGTTATGTTGAAATGTCTTTAAACGGTGTTTCTGAAGTAATGCCAGTTTTAATACAGCCAGGTCAGGCAAAAGGCTCATTAGGACTAGCTTTTGGTTACGGACGTAAGCAAGGTTTAAAAGAAGAAATGCAAGTTGGTAAAAATGCTTACCAATATTATAAAGATTTTAATAAATATCAATCTAATGTATCTTTAAAGTTGGTAGGTGGTGAACATGAATTTGCTTGTGTTCAATTGCATAATACTTTAATGGGTAGAGGTGATATTATTAAAGAAACTACAATTGAAGACTTTAATAATTTAGATTCTAAAGAATGGAATAAAGTTCCTATGGTTTCTTTAGATCATAATGAAGTTGAAGCAACATCAGTAGATTTATGGACTGAATTTGATAGATCTGGAGGTCATCATTTTAATTTATCTATAGATTTAAATGCATGTACCGGTTGTGGAGCTTGTGTTATTGCTTGTCATGCAGAAAATAATGTGCCAGTTGTAGGAAAAGATGAGATTAGAAAATCAAGAGATATGCACTGGTTGCGTATTGATAGATACTACTCTCACGAAGAAGATTTTGCTGGCGATAATGAAAAGAAAGAAGCAGGAACTGGAGTTATAGGATATAAAGATACAATGGCTGAGTTAGAAGATCCATCAGAAAATCCTTCTGTTGCTTTTCAACCTGTAATGTGTCAACACTGTAATCACGCACCTTGTGAAACAGTTTGTCCTGTTGCTGCAACATCACACGGTCGACAAGGTCAAAATCAAATGGCTTATAACCGTTGTGTAGGAACAAGATATTGCTCTAATAACTGTCCATACAAAGTACGTAGATTTAACTGGTTTAACTATCCTAATAATAGTGAATTTGACTACAATATGAACGATGATTTAGGTAAAATGGTGTTAAATCCTGATGTTACTGTCCGTTCACGTGGAGTTATGGAAAAATGTTCTATGTGTATTCAAATGACGCAAGCAACAATTTTAAAAGCTAAAAAAGAAGGAAGACCTGTTAATACTAACGAGTTTGAAACAGCTTGTTCTAACGCCTGTAGTACTGGAGCTATGGTTTTTGGAGATGTGAATAAAGAAGAAGATACTGTAGCTAGTTTAGCTAAAGATAAAAGAGCATATCATTTACTAGAACATATTGGTACAAAACCAAACGTGGTTTACCATGTGAAAGTTAGAAATACGAAAGAAGCATAAAATATTAATATAAGATAATAATTAAATTAGAATATGTCGTCTCATTACGAAGCACCTATTAGAAGACCTTTAATTGTTGGGGATAAAAGCTATCACGATATTACATTGGATGTTGCAGCTCCAGTTGAAGGTAAAGCAAATAAATTATGGTGGACAGCTTTTACAATTGCACTTTTAGCATTCCTTTGGGGACTTGGCGCAATTATATACACCGTTGGAACAGGAATTGGAGTTTGGGGTTTAAATAAAACCGTAGGCTGGGCCTGGGATATTACTAACTTTGTATGGTGGGTAGGTATCGGTCATGCTGGTACTTTAATTTCAGCTGTATTATTATTATTCCGCCAAAAATGGAGAATGGGTATTAACCGTTCTGCCGAAGCAATGACAATTTTCTCTGTAGTTCAAGCAGGTTTGTTCCCTGTAATTCACATGGGACGTATGTGGAATGCACATTTTGTGTTGCCAATTCCTAACCAATTTGGATCACTTTGGACTAACTTTAACTCACCATTACTGTGGGATGTTTTTGCAATTTCAACCTATTTATCTGTTTCATTAGTTTTCTGGTGGACAGGTTTATTACCTGATTTTGCAATGTTGCGTGATAGAGCTGTAAGACCTTTTCAAAAGAAAATTTATAGTTTATTAAGTTTTGGATGGACAGGTAGAGCAAAAGATTGGCAACGTTTTGAAGAAGTATCTTTGGTTTTAGCTGGTTTAGCTACACCTTTAGTACTTTCTGTACATACAATTGTATCTTTTGACTTTGCTACATCGGTAATTCCTGGTTGGCATACAACAATTTTTCCTCCGTACTTTGTTGCTGGAGCAGTTTTCTCTGGATTTGCAATGGTAAATACCTTGCTTATTATTATGAGAAAAGTATCAAATTTAGAAGCATACATAACAAAACAACATATAGAATTAATGAACATTGTAATTATGATTACAGGTTCAATTGTAGGTTGTGCTTATATTACCGAGTTATTTATTGCTTGGTATTCAGGTGTAGAATATGAACAATATGCCTTTTTAAATAGAGCCACTGGTCCTTACTGGTGGGCATATTTATTAATGATGAGTTGTAATGTGCTTTCTCCACAATTTATGTGGTTTAAAAAATTACGTACAAGTATTATGTTCTCTTTTATTATTTCAATAGTTGTAAATATTGGAATGTGGTTTGAGCGTTTTGTAATTATTGTAACATCTTTACATAGAGATTACTTACCATCATCTTGGACTATGTTCTCACCAACATTTGTAGATATTGGAATTTACGTTGGTACAATAGGATTTTTCTTTGTATTGTTTTTATTATATGCAAGAACTTTCCCTGTAATTGCGCAAGCAGAGGTTAAATCTATTTTAAAATCTTCTGGAGAAGCTTATAAATTATACAGAGATGCAGGAGGAAAAAATCCAGCACCTACTAAAAAGGAGATTAAAACTTCAAAAGAAACACCTGCAAGTACTAAAGATACTTCAGAACAAAAAAATGTGTTATTAGGTAGTTTAGGAACATTTGATGTTACAACACAAACTGCGGATGATTTAAAATTAATTAGTGGAGTAGGACCTAAGTTAGAAAAAATATTAAATACAATTGGTATTTATAGTTTTGAACAAGTTAGTAAAATGACTGAAAAAGAATATGATTTGTTAGACTCACTTTTAGATTCATTTAAAGGTAGAGCAAAACGAGATGATTGGGCAGGACAAGCTAAAAACTTAAAAAATAACGGGTAATTATGAGCTCAAAAGTAATACAAGCAATGTATAATGATGATGACATCCTTATGGATGCTGTAAAAGAAGTACGTGCAGCAAATCATCATATAGAAGAAGTTTATACACCATTTCCAGTTCATGGTTTAGATAAAGCAATGGGACTTAAAGGTACGCGAATTGCAATTACTGCTTTTATGTATGGATGCGTAGGTTTTATATTTGCTGTTTGGATGATGAATTATATGATGATAGAACAATGGCCACAAGATATTGGAGGAAAACCTAGTTTTACATTTTTACAAAATATGCCAGCTTTTATTCCAATTATGTTTGAATTAAGTGTGTTTTTTGCAGCGCATTTAATGGTAATTACTTTTTATATGAGAAGTAGATTATGGCCATTTAAAGAAGCTGAAAATCCAGATCCTAGAACAACAGACGATATGTTTGTAATGGAAGTTACTGTAGATGGAAATGAAAAAGAATTAGTTTCTTTTTTAGAAAATACAGGAACGGTTGAAATTAAAGTAACTGAAAAGCATTAATTAAAATGAAGAACATTTTAAAAATAACAATTGCATTGGTGTTTCTATTTGTTTTATCATCTTGTTGGGGTGATAAGTCAAAACCTAATTACCAATATATGCCTGATATGTACAAATCTGTAGGCTACGAAACTTATACAGAAAACCCAAATTACTCTAATGGTATGACTA includes the following:
- a CDS encoding TAT-variant-translocated molybdopterin oxidoreductase; this translates as MASNKKYWKSVEELKAKSSIVDTLKQNEFVEEIPTDEFLGDKENLESSSTTRRDFLKYVGFTTAAASLAACEGPVVKSIPYVIKPDDIIPGVAEYYATTMADGFDFANVLVKVREGRPIKIEPNKDAKGSTNARVQASVLSLYDSLRLKESRFNENGAAISSENADKQILAKLNEVKAANLPIAVLSGTCASPSTKKLLSNFGETFGNVNHVVYDAVSESAALDAFEAMYGSRALPDYNLDKADVIVSIGADFLGDWQGGGFEAAYAKGRVPTNGKMSRHIQIESNMTLTGSNADKRFMVKPSEQNLALIKLYNAVVKGISTREASPLNDTILKATAQIKKAGSKAVVVTGIQDKNAQLLALAINQAINSEVIDVVNTKNVRKGNDTAVAQLVSDMNAGKIGAIIINNSNPVYTLPNSAEFVEGLKKVKLSVAFSMQDNETANAVQYALATPHYLESWGDVVIKKGQYSLMQPTIKPLFKTRQFQDALLAWIGSASTYYDFLKEYWNVEILKGKSWNQALHDGVFVVDATEDAEVVINDVDIDAAGSELAKIKGSEFELSLYTKTGLGDGQMANNPWLQEFPDPITRTSWDNYLTMSKADAEALGVINYNVANGALNGSYVEMSLNGVSEVMPVLIQPGQAKGSLGLAFGYGRKQGLKEEMQVGKNAYQYYKDFNKYQSNVSLKLVGGEHEFACVQLHNTLMGRGDIIKETTIEDFNNLDSKEWNKVPMVSLDHNEVEATSVDLWTEFDRSGGHHFNLSIDLNACTGCGACVIACHAENNVPVVGKDEIRKSRDMHWLRIDRYYSHEEDFAGDNEKKEAGTGVIGYKDTMAELEDPSENPSVAFQPVMCQHCNHAPCETVCPVAATSHGRQGQNQMAYNRCVGTRYCSNNCPYKVRRFNWFNYPNNSEFDYNMNDDLGKMVLNPDVTVRSRGVMEKCSMCIQMTQATILKAKKEGRPVNTNEFETACSNACSTGAMVFGDVNKEEDTVASLAKDKRAYHLLEHIGTKPNVVYHVKVRNTKEA
- the nrfD gene encoding NrfD/PsrC family molybdoenzyme membrane anchor subunit; amino-acid sequence: MSSHYEAPIRRPLIVGDKSYHDITLDVAAPVEGKANKLWWTAFTIALLAFLWGLGAIIYTVGTGIGVWGLNKTVGWAWDITNFVWWVGIGHAGTLISAVLLLFRQKWRMGINRSAEAMTIFSVVQAGLFPVIHMGRMWNAHFVLPIPNQFGSLWTNFNSPLLWDVFAISTYLSVSLVFWWTGLLPDFAMLRDRAVRPFQKKIYSLLSFGWTGRAKDWQRFEEVSLVLAGLATPLVLSVHTIVSFDFATSVIPGWHTTIFPPYFVAGAVFSGFAMVNTLLIIMRKVSNLEAYITKQHIELMNIVIMITGSIVGCAYITELFIAWYSGVEYEQYAFLNRATGPYWWAYLLMMSCNVLSPQFMWFKKLRTSIMFSFIISIVVNIGMWFERFVIIVTSLHRDYLPSSWTMFSPTFVDIGIYVGTIGFFFVLFLLYARTFPVIAQAEVKSILKSSGEAYKLYRDAGGKNPAPTKKEIKTSKETPASTKDTSEQKNVLLGSLGTFDVTTQTADDLKLISGVGPKLEKILNTIGIYSFEQVSKMTEKEYDLLDSLLDSFKGRAKRDDWAGQAKNLKNNG
- a CDS encoding c-type cytochrome codes for the protein MKSVKQHSPLSRLVNSSLAFLLLFSLSLSAQQADVANGEKLFKANCAACHKLDKKLVGPALEGITEKREQDWLISWIKDSPGMIKSGDKLAIQVFEENNKLPMVANPHLSDQDIIDILEYTKGEPVVKETASVAQEVDPGVERGKQIFKTNCAACHKMEGKLIGPELLKITDTREHEWLKAWIKDNNALAASGDKLAKEVQASNPAVMTPFPQLSDQDLEDLLKYFAVGDVKEVVVATADASSEQIFNKPGFGVLPTLGVTILAFLLLSLIVAVTTNKKVEEGEEGEESTENMLKTMFFNPFLRFLTIIFVLLGGAWFFFGWLMQIDVNEGYQPIQPITFSHAVHAGDNKIDCQYCHSSAKHSKTSGIPTANVCMNCHKSISEYTGPLFDGHTKEDLDNEIQKIYDAVGWDKDKMEYIEGYEEKPIEWVRIHNLADFAYYNHSQHVTVAGLDCQKCHGPVEEMHEMHQFSPLTMGWCIDCHRETEVDMTENGYYKNIHDQLAKKYGVEKVTAAQMGGLECGKCHY
- a CDS encoding SPOR domain-containing protein — its product is MKFLNKIKGLGFIITFFITGAIFAQSEAQKIEDLITQKKSYNQQNKNTVVYKIQLYNGTESEAYKIKNNFTATFPEYKAKIIYKQPEWKTQVGDFETKLEADRVLLLIKEEFAGAIVLEDLI
- a CDS encoding DUF3341 domain-containing protein, which encodes MSSKVIQAMYNDDDILMDAVKEVRAANHHIEEVYTPFPVHGLDKAMGLKGTRIAITAFMYGCVGFIFAVWMMNYMMIEQWPQDIGGKPSFTFLQNMPAFIPIMFELSVFFAAHLMVITFYMRSRLWPFKEAENPDPRTTDDMFVMEVTVDGNEKELVSFLENTGTVEIKVTEKH